One part of the Salmo salar chromosome ssa28, Ssal_v3.1, whole genome shotgun sequence genome encodes these proteins:
- the LOC106589745 gene encoding endoplasmic reticulum lectin 1 isoform X1, with amino-acid sequence MDWTRLLFVLFGGLLELCFHVSANRGGSPSFTDEIPFKINWPGDEFTLPTSGALYKDDDFVIMTTTEKETYKCLLPSLSNGDDDDVKEYAGPTPGDLLEPLFKQSSCSYRIESYWTYEVCHGKHVRQYHEEKETGQQIKLQEYILGSMTKKTESSTTSGTETAEAEKVEETDPKSEPEKEVPTKNVEGQLAPYYPVLMGHGTACVLKQNTPRSINVLYVCHPEAKHEILSIAEVTTCEYEVVVLTHLICAHPKYRFKSSPVNAIFCQALSGSPLQPHSLSQMNREQEQLLKPPFTAPTAPEMEREGGGGRERGRGSGSGGLVGHTMEESMSPVREEASSTHKPLVVGGQTHITVGTTHISRLTDEQLIKEFLSGSYCLHGGVGWWKYEFCYGKHVHQYHEDKEQGKNMVVVGSWNTEEHLEWAQKNVARSYQLKNDGVQKVKLVSHFYGHGDVCDMTGKPRQVIVKLKCKESESPHAVTVYMLEPQTCQYVLGVESPVICQILDTADEKGLLSVSS; translated from the exons ATGGACTGGACTAGGCTGCTGTTCGTGTTGTTTGGGGGtttgttggagttgtgttttcaTGTGTCGGCTAACAGAGGGGGATCTCCTTCGTTTACTGATGAAATCCCATTCAAAATCAACTGGCCCGGGGACGAATTCACCTTG CCAACCTCCGGTGCCCTCTACAAAGATGATGACTTTGTCATCATGACAACAACAGAGAAGGAGACATACAAATGTCTCCTGCCTTCCTTGTCAAATGGAGACGAC GATGATGTCAAGGAGTACGCTGGTCCCACTCCAGGTGATCTACTGGAACCACTGTTCAAACAGAGCAGCTGCTCCTACAGA ATCGAGTCATACTGGACGTATGAGGTGTGTCATGGGAAGCATGTGAGACAATACCATGAAGAGAAGGAGACGGGACAG CAGATCAAACTTCAGGAGTACATCTTGGGAAGCATGACCAAGAAGACTGAGTCTTCAACCACTTCAGGAACAGAGACTGCAGAGGCAGAGAAAGTTGAGGAGACGGATCCTAAGTCAGAACCGGAGAAAGAG GTTCCCACTAAGAACGTGGAGGGCCAGCTCGCTCCATACTACCCGGTGTTGATGGGCCACGGGACGGCCTGCGTCCTGAAACAGAACACGCCACGCTCAATCAACGTGCTGTATGTCTGCCACCCCGAAGCAAAGCATGAGATCCTCTCTATCGCTGAGGTCACTACCTGCGAGTACGAAGTAGTGGTGCTGACCCATCTGATCTGTgcacaccccaaatacag GTTCAAGTCGTCCCCAGTGAATGCCATCTTCTGCCAGGCCCTGTCTGGTTCTCCCCTGCAGCCTCACAGTCTCTCTCAGATGAACCGGGAGCAGGAACAGCTACTGAAACCTCCCTTCACTGCTCCTACTGCcccggagatggagagagaggggggaggagggagggagaggggaagaggcagTGGTAGTGGAGGACTAGTAGGCCACACCATG GAGGAGAGTATGTCCCCGGTGAGAGAGGAGGCCTCCTCTACCCATAAGCCCCTGGTGGTGGGCGGGCAGACTCATATTACAGTGGGAACCACCCATATCTCCCGCCTGACGGACGAGCAGCTGATCAAAGAGTTCCTGAGTGGCTCCTACTGTCTCCATGGG GGAGTGGGATGGTGGAAGTATGAGTTCTGCTATGGGAAGCATGTGCATCAGTACCATGAG GATAAGGAGCAGGGTAAGAACATGGTGGTAGTGGGCAGTTGGAACACTGAGGAACACCTGGAGTGGGCCCAGAAGAACGTGGCCCGGTCCTACCAGCTCAAAAACGATGGGGTGCAGAAAGTCAA ACTGGTGTCTCACTTCTACGGCCACGGGGATGTGTGTGACATGACCGGGAAACCCAGACAGGTCATCGTCAAGCTCAA gTGTAAGGAGTCTGAGTCTCCCCATGCCGTCACTGTGTACATGCTGGAGCCTCAGACCTGTCAGTACGTCCTTGGG GTTGAGTCTCCAGTCATATGCCAGATCCTGGACACAGCTGATGAGAAAGGCCTTCTATCTGTCTCCAGCTAA
- the LOC106589745 gene encoding endoplasmic reticulum lectin 1 isoform X2 — protein MDWTRLLFVLFGGLLELCFHVSANRGGSPSFTDEIPFKINWPGDEFTLPTSGALYKDDDFVIMTTTEKETYKCLLPSLSNGDDDDVKEYAGPTPGDLLEPLFKQSSCSYRIESYWTYEVCHGKHVRQYHEEKETGQIKLQEYILGSMTKKTESSTTSGTETAEAEKVEETDPKSEPEKEVPTKNVEGQLAPYYPVLMGHGTACVLKQNTPRSINVLYVCHPEAKHEILSIAEVTTCEYEVVVLTHLICAHPKYRFKSSPVNAIFCQALSGSPLQPHSLSQMNREQEQLLKPPFTAPTAPEMEREGGGGRERGRGSGSGGLVGHTMEESMSPVREEASSTHKPLVVGGQTHITVGTTHISRLTDEQLIKEFLSGSYCLHGGVGWWKYEFCYGKHVHQYHEDKEQGKNMVVVGSWNTEEHLEWAQKNVARSYQLKNDGVQKVKLVSHFYGHGDVCDMTGKPRQVIVKLKCKESESPHAVTVYMLEPQTCQYVLGVESPVICQILDTADEKGLLSVSS, from the exons ATGGACTGGACTAGGCTGCTGTTCGTGTTGTTTGGGGGtttgttggagttgtgttttcaTGTGTCGGCTAACAGAGGGGGATCTCCTTCGTTTACTGATGAAATCCCATTCAAAATCAACTGGCCCGGGGACGAATTCACCTTG CCAACCTCCGGTGCCCTCTACAAAGATGATGACTTTGTCATCATGACAACAACAGAGAAGGAGACATACAAATGTCTCCTGCCTTCCTTGTCAAATGGAGACGAC GATGATGTCAAGGAGTACGCTGGTCCCACTCCAGGTGATCTACTGGAACCACTGTTCAAACAGAGCAGCTGCTCCTACAGA ATCGAGTCATACTGGACGTATGAGGTGTGTCATGGGAAGCATGTGAGACAATACCATGAAGAGAAGGAGACGGGACAG ATCAAACTTCAGGAGTACATCTTGGGAAGCATGACCAAGAAGACTGAGTCTTCAACCACTTCAGGAACAGAGACTGCAGAGGCAGAGAAAGTTGAGGAGACGGATCCTAAGTCAGAACCGGAGAAAGAG GTTCCCACTAAGAACGTGGAGGGCCAGCTCGCTCCATACTACCCGGTGTTGATGGGCCACGGGACGGCCTGCGTCCTGAAACAGAACACGCCACGCTCAATCAACGTGCTGTATGTCTGCCACCCCGAAGCAAAGCATGAGATCCTCTCTATCGCTGAGGTCACTACCTGCGAGTACGAAGTAGTGGTGCTGACCCATCTGATCTGTgcacaccccaaatacag GTTCAAGTCGTCCCCAGTGAATGCCATCTTCTGCCAGGCCCTGTCTGGTTCTCCCCTGCAGCCTCACAGTCTCTCTCAGATGAACCGGGAGCAGGAACAGCTACTGAAACCTCCCTTCACTGCTCCTACTGCcccggagatggagagagaggggggaggagggagggagaggggaagaggcagTGGTAGTGGAGGACTAGTAGGCCACACCATG GAGGAGAGTATGTCCCCGGTGAGAGAGGAGGCCTCCTCTACCCATAAGCCCCTGGTGGTGGGCGGGCAGACTCATATTACAGTGGGAACCACCCATATCTCCCGCCTGACGGACGAGCAGCTGATCAAAGAGTTCCTGAGTGGCTCCTACTGTCTCCATGGG GGAGTGGGATGGTGGAAGTATGAGTTCTGCTATGGGAAGCATGTGCATCAGTACCATGAG GATAAGGAGCAGGGTAAGAACATGGTGGTAGTGGGCAGTTGGAACACTGAGGAACACCTGGAGTGGGCCCAGAAGAACGTGGCCCGGTCCTACCAGCTCAAAAACGATGGGGTGCAGAAAGTCAA ACTGGTGTCTCACTTCTACGGCCACGGGGATGTGTGTGACATGACCGGGAAACCCAGACAGGTCATCGTCAAGCTCAA gTGTAAGGAGTCTGAGTCTCCCCATGCCGTCACTGTGTACATGCTGGAGCCTCAGACCTGTCAGTACGTCCTTGGG GTTGAGTCTCCAGTCATATGCCAGATCCTGGACACAGCTGATGAGAAAGGCCTTCTATCTGTCTCCAGCTAA